The Polyangium mundeleinium genome contains the following window.
CACGGCCGTCCCGGCGCGCACGAGGGCGCCGTCGTCATTGCCGAGGACGAGCGGGGCGGCGACGAGGAAAAACCCGATGACGACGGAAGCCCGGACGAGGATGCTCGTCGGCGCGGCGAGGTCGGCCGGGAGCCAATCGAGGGTGGTTTGACCACGCGCGACGCCCTCGAAAAAGAGGCCAATGAAGCGGACGAGGACGATGAGGGCGATCGCGGCGATGACCGCGACGACGAGCAAGGGGAGCGAGCCGATGAGGCGCGCGAGGAGCGAATAAAGGGGTCCGAAGACGAAGCCGCTGAGGCGCTCGGCATACCCGCGCGTGGGCTCGAAGAGCGAGAGGCCGATGAGGACCCAGCCATAAGCAATGCCGAGCCGAAAGAGGACACGCCCGGCCTTCGTGGCGATGAGCATGGCGGCGCGGAAGGACTCCGGCCGGACGACCTCGATCGATTGCAGGCGAATGGCCGGGATCCGCTCGGGGTGCTCCTCCAGGAAGGCGCGCGCGCGGTCGGCGATCTGGCCGATCTTGCGGGCGAAGAAGAGGGCGACCATGCCCGAGAGGACGACGAGCGCGACGGAGAGCAAGGTGAGGAGCGCGGCGCTTCGCGATTGCTCCTTGGCGAGCGCGATCCGGACGCGGCCGGCGACGTCCTCGGCGAGCGCGGTCACGCTGGCCTGGCCGGAGGCCGCGGCGTCCGCGGGACCGAAGGTGACGATCGTTCGAGTACCCACGAGGACGGCGGCTTCGTCGCCGCGCGGCTCGACACGTACGGCGGCCTCTTCACCGCTCTCGGCGGCGGCGCGGAGGGCCATCGAAGCGGCGCGCGCGCGCTCCTCGGGAGATTCGCCCGCGCGGGGGACACGGAGGGAGAAGAGGCGCGCATCGCGGAGGCGGACGGGGACGCCTTCGGCGATGGGAGGAGCGGCGGAGGTGGTGGCGGAGGCGGAGGCGGAAGCGGCGGCGGGAGCGGAAGCGGAAGCGGCGGCGGGAGCGGGAGCGGCCTCGGGCGCCAGCACCGCAGCATCGGGCGCGGCGTGGGCGCCGATCGGCAGCGCCAGGCACATCAGCGCGAGGAAGACGCCTCGAAGCGGACGGAACGGGGGCACGTGGCAAGCTTCGGCCGGCGGGCCGGCAAGGTCAAGTGCAACGGGCGATTACTGGCAGATGCACGTCATGCGCTTGCAATAATCAGTTGGGAACTTGTAGACCGAGCCGCCGGTGAACGACTTCGGCTGCTCTCCGATGAAGCATTCCTGGTTCTGGGTCTGAAAACACGCCTCCGTGTTGTCGTCGCAGTTGATGCAGACGAGCCCGCAAGATTTCTCAATAGGCTCGCCGCACCCCGCATCCCCATTGCAGACCCACGTACCCTTGCACGGCGAGCAGCTTCCGCCGCAGTCGACCTTGAGCTCGTTCCCATCCTGGACGTTGTTCTCGCACCGGCACACCCCACCCACGCAGGTGTCCGCGCCCGCGCACCGACCGCCCGGATTGTTGCCGTCGAGGGCCGGCGCGCATACGCCGTTCGGCATTCCGGTCGCCGTCTTGACGCACCCCATGCACTTGTCGTCACAAGCGCTCTCGCAACAGACCCCTTGGACGCAAAAGCCAGTCCCGCAATCGGAGCTCGTCGTGCACACCGCCCCCACGGGCTGCTCACCCACCGAGACGCAGGCCATGCCCTCGCAAACGAACCCGGGACTGCAATCGCCGCAAACACCCTCCGTGCACGATTGACAGCCGACCCCGCACGCGGTGCCGTTCGCCGCGTTCGCGTGCTCGGTGCCTGCGCCCGTACAGATGTCGTCGGTGCAGGAGTCCCCGTCGT
Protein-coding sequences here:
- a CDS encoding mechanosensitive ion channel; this translates as MPPFRPLRGVFLALMCLALPIGAHAAPDAAVLAPEAAPAPAAASASAPAAASASASATTSAAPPIAEGVPVRLRDARLFSLRVPRAGESPEERARAASMALRAAAESGEEAAVRVEPRGDEAAVLVGTRTIVTFGPADAAASGQASVTALAEDVAGRVRIALAKEQSRSAALLTLLSVALVVLSGMVALFFARKIGQIADRARAFLEEHPERIPAIRLQSIEVVRPESFRAAMLIATKAGRVLFRLGIAYGWVLIGLSLFEPTRGYAERLSGFVFGPLYSLLARLIGSLPLLVVAVIAAIALIVLVRFIGLFFEGVARGQTTLDWLPADLAAPTSILVRASVVIGFFLVAAPLVLGNDDGALVRAGTAVIAALALSTTPVAASAAVGIVVVYGRRLSVGDHAEIGGRAGRVRAVSLLEVELEGEDGTFRIPHLYSLVRPTRLLGVEPPVSVEVTLEKAALDDEARELLREAAGAVGSRPRVELVRLDAEGACYRVTAHRAGVAAASELVVILAEALSAAEIPLGRAGLRIVKPNERS